The following coding sequences are from one Aethina tumida isolate Nest 87 chromosome 2, icAetTumi1.1, whole genome shotgun sequence window:
- the LOC109600733 gene encoding uncharacterized protein LOC109600733 isoform X1, whose translation MEHLPVLKEIFSNKSEAVIVGIINLTVEANPCESSEIIFENIVNLLSETGDSTINNPEMQFHEGDLDYEDDSDFEEEGAVGYANQCASQEEINRYFERLKSVFPDINSAELMAKLHHYKYNLNYDVIVEDLTTNGYTIEPIDSTDIWNQLRDMLPDADPEYLREQAEILVQGTPDALRAFVENALEQKQYPSREDYVKRVKERIEFQKYTTNFNLNEYLEIVPNPIEKYSNSNRKLILVGDDVDPNDIKFVKEVLYNKYRFLRRKCIDMVFNPQVNLVQICNRLDRLPKSLRKPRDLVKESDSKNTELLQLMAYLKYGKLIRDTIKERDSLYKNAKEQARKFGLLEECKICGDDELIPEECFFCTKGCIYCKDCLKTGLEVAIGEGNLVFPCHYCDAVFSHGTLKMVLPTKTFEKLEGRIQSEELRKANLEGSDVCPFCNYIQLFEENDKIFKCKNPDCLMESCRLCRHKSHIPQRCEEIEYDEDVKMRTFIENKMAEAVMRTCHKCSKKFIKEHGCNKMTCSCGATICYLCNKGDIDYQHFQAGRCELYTENLTALHLENVRRGAREAKAQLGAKTFKFDPEKDIENLIQ comes from the exons ATGGAGCATCTACCCgtgttaaaagaaatattttcgaATAAATCCGAGGCTGTAATAGTTGGTATAATCAATCTTACAGTAGAAGCAAATCCCTGTGAGAGtagtgaaattatttttgaaaatattgttaaccTATTATCAGAAACTGGTGATTCGACCATAAATAACCCTGAAATGCAATTTCATGAGGGTGATTTAGATTATGAGGACGATTCAGATTTCGAGGAAGAAGGGGCTGTTGGTTATGCCAATCAATGTGCTAGTCAGGAGGAAATTAACAGGTACTTCGAAAGATTGAAAAGTGTGTTTCCTGATATTAATTCAGCTGAACTAATGGCCAAACTTCATCATTATAAGTACAATTTAAACTATGATGTTATTGTGGAAGATCTCACAACCA atGGTTACACAATAGAACCAATTGACTCAACAGACATTTGGAATCAACTAAGAGATATGTTACCAGATGCTGATCCTGAGTATTTGAGGGAACAGGCTGAGATTTTAGTTCAAGGCACACCTGATGCGTTAAGAGCATTTGTTGAAAATGCTTTAGAGCAGAAGCAATACCCCTCAAGGGAAGATTATGTGAA gagGGTTAAAGAACGAATTGAGTTCCAAAAATACACAACGAATTTTAACTTGAATGAATACTTGGAAATAGTACCAAAccctattgaaaaatattcaaactcaaacagaaaattaattttagttggaGATGATGTAGATCCTAATGATATTAAGTTTGTCAAAGAAgttttgtacaataaatacagATTTCTCAGGAGAAAATGTATTGATATGGTGTTCAATCCTCAAGTTAATTTAGTACAGATCTGCAATAGACTTGATAGGTTACCCAAAAGTTTGAGGAAGCCAAGAGATTTGGTAAAAGAATCTGattcaaaaaatactgaattgTTACAACTG ATGGCATATTTGAAGtatggaaaattaataagagATACAATAAAAGAGAGAGACTCTCTTTACAAAAATGCCAAAGAGCAAGCTAGGAAATTTGGACTTTTGGAAGAATGCAAAATTTGTGGTGATGATGAGCTGATTCCAGAGGAATGCTTTTTCTGCACTAAAGGTTGCATTTATTGTAAGGACTGCTTGAAAACAGGTCTAGAGGTTGCTATTGGTGAAGGAAATCTTGTTTTTCCTTGTCACTATTGTGATGCTGTATTCAGCCATGGTACCCTTAAA atGGTTTTGCCAACAAAAACCTTTGAAAAACTGGAAGGCAGGATCCAGAGCGAGGAATTGCGTAAGGCAAACCTCGAAGGTTCAGACGTGTGCCCGTTTTGCAACTACATCCAATTGTTCGAGGAAAACGACAAGATTTTCAAGTGCAAAAATCCCGATTGTCTCATGGAATCCTGCAGATTGTGCAGGCACAAATCTCACATACCGCAACGTTGCGAGGAGATCGAGTACGATGAAGACGTCAAAATGCGGACCTTCATCGAGAATAAAATGGCCGAGGCAGTTATGAG GACTTGCCACAAATgctcaaaaaaattcattaaagaaCATGGGTGCAATAAAATGACATGTTCTTGTGGTGCAACTATATGCTATCTTTGCAATAAGGGTGATATTGACTATCAGCACTTTCAAGCAGGAAG GTGTGAACTTTACACGGAAAATTTGACAGCACTCCATTTAGAAAATGTTAGACGAGGTGCAAGGGAAGCAAAGGCACAATTAGGGgcgaaaacttttaaatttgatccggAAAAGGACATCgagaatttaattcaatag
- the LOC109600733 gene encoding uncharacterized protein LOC109600733 isoform X2 codes for MEHLPVLKEIFSNKSEAVIVGIINLTVEANPCESSEIIFENIVNLLSETGDSTINNPEMQFHEGDLDYEDDSDFEEEGAVGYANQCASQEEINRYFERLKSVFPDINSAELMAKLHHYKYNLNYDVIVEDLTTNGYTIEPIDSTDIWNQLRDMLPDADPEYLREQAEILVQGTPDALRAFVENALEQKQYPSREDYVKRVKERIEFQKYTTNFNLNEYLEIVPNPIEKYSNSNRKLILVGDDVDPNDIKFVKEVLYNKYRFLRRKCIDMVFNPQVNLVQICNRLDRLPKSLRKPRDLVKESDSKNTELLQLMAYLKYGKLIRDTIKERDSLYKNAKEQARKFGLLEECKICGDDELIPEECFFCTKGCIYCKDCLKTGLEVAIGEGNLVFPCHYCDAVFSHGTLKMVLPTKTFEKLEGRIQSEELRKANLEGSDVCPFCNYIQLFEENDKIFKCKNPDCLMESCRLCRHKSHIPQRCEEIEYDEDVKMRTFIENKMAEAVMRTCHKCSKKFIKEHGCNKMTCSCGATICYLCNKGDIDYQHFQAGRCELHTNDLTALHMANVRRGARQAKLDLKGKRVKFDPEDHIDELFA; via the exons ATGGAGCATCTACCCgtgttaaaagaaatattttcgaATAAATCCGAGGCTGTAATAGTTGGTATAATCAATCTTACAGTAGAAGCAAATCCCTGTGAGAGtagtgaaattatttttgaaaatattgttaaccTATTATCAGAAACTGGTGATTCGACCATAAATAACCCTGAAATGCAATTTCATGAGGGTGATTTAGATTATGAGGACGATTCAGATTTCGAGGAAGAAGGGGCTGTTGGTTATGCCAATCAATGTGCTAGTCAGGAGGAAATTAACAGGTACTTCGAAAGATTGAAAAGTGTGTTTCCTGATATTAATTCAGCTGAACTAATGGCCAAACTTCATCATTATAAGTACAATTTAAACTATGATGTTATTGTGGAAGATCTCACAACCA atGGTTACACAATAGAACCAATTGACTCAACAGACATTTGGAATCAACTAAGAGATATGTTACCAGATGCTGATCCTGAGTATTTGAGGGAACAGGCTGAGATTTTAGTTCAAGGCACACCTGATGCGTTAAGAGCATTTGTTGAAAATGCTTTAGAGCAGAAGCAATACCCCTCAAGGGAAGATTATGTGAA gagGGTTAAAGAACGAATTGAGTTCCAAAAATACACAACGAATTTTAACTTGAATGAATACTTGGAAATAGTACCAAAccctattgaaaaatattcaaactcaaacagaaaattaattttagttggaGATGATGTAGATCCTAATGATATTAAGTTTGTCAAAGAAgttttgtacaataaatacagATTTCTCAGGAGAAAATGTATTGATATGGTGTTCAATCCTCAAGTTAATTTAGTACAGATCTGCAATAGACTTGATAGGTTACCCAAAAGTTTGAGGAAGCCAAGAGATTTGGTAAAAGAATCTGattcaaaaaatactgaattgTTACAACTG ATGGCATATTTGAAGtatggaaaattaataagagATACAATAAAAGAGAGAGACTCTCTTTACAAAAATGCCAAAGAGCAAGCTAGGAAATTTGGACTTTTGGAAGAATGCAAAATTTGTGGTGATGATGAGCTGATTCCAGAGGAATGCTTTTTCTGCACTAAAGGTTGCATTTATTGTAAGGACTGCTTGAAAACAGGTCTAGAGGTTGCTATTGGTGAAGGAAATCTTGTTTTTCCTTGTCACTATTGTGATGCTGTATTCAGCCATGGTACCCTTAAA atGGTTTTGCCAACAAAAACCTTTGAAAAACTGGAAGGCAGGATCCAGAGCGAGGAATTGCGTAAGGCAAACCTCGAAGGTTCAGACGTGTGCCCGTTTTGCAACTACATCCAATTGTTCGAGGAAAACGACAAGATTTTCAAGTGCAAAAATCCCGATTGTCTCATGGAATCCTGCAGATTGTGCAGGCACAAATCTCACATACCGCAACGTTGCGAGGAGATCGAGTACGATGAAGACGTCAAAATGCGGACCTTCATCGAGAATAAAATGGCCGAGGCAGTTATGAG GACTTGCCACAAATgctcaaaaaaattcattaaagaaCATGGGTGCAATAAAATGACATGTTCTTGTGGTGCAACTATATGCTATCTTTGCAATAAGGGTGATATTGACTATCAGCACTTTCAAGCAGGAAG GTGTGAACTACATACAAACGACTTAACGGCTCTACATATGGCGAATGTGCGACGTGGTGCTAGACAAGCTAAATTAGACTTGAAGGGGAAGCGAGTGAAATTCGATCCTGAGGATCACATAGATGAGCTATTTGCATAA
- the LOC126264134 gene encoding uncharacterized protein LOC126264134 isoform X1, with product MEDDSSPEDKQPEGENASETTSSFNFISSLLNFLLKPYTNSNHAHESSSTQESVNDGVSTGSINETEVRSQRYTDTHSVTSSLPSYHTFNEPLSAASLFRVRSAYTQPEEGSTSTKELEQPEETRADITITQSNDHDVLIDQTFQQESYCPSSSSRPHHNEIVQERHFSSTPIIPAHSNHYFVYNIADVKSLQQFTPRMTKSLTRNLPTYSTVLKLGPAASPKPHPMRASESFKPRQPPPSYAEAEGLYDAHSAISVDSFFFGPEQLYIVCPNCNSVVLTETRLERSTATHFTAILLCLCYCWPCCLLPYCMKSCYNVVHTCPLCQYYFGTYRPW from the exons aTGGAAGATGACAGTTCTCCAGAAGATAAGCAACCTGAAGGCGAAAACGCTTCAGAAACCACATCAAGTTTCAATTTCATATCCAGTCTGCTAAACTTCTTACTCAAACCATATACCAATAGCAATCACGCTCATGAATCATCCTCAACCCAAGAATCAGTAAATGATGGCGTAAGCACGGGATCCATAAACGAAACGGAAGTAAGGTCTCAAAGATATACAGATACTCATTCAGTAACGTCCTCATTACCCTCATATCACACATTCAACGAACCACTATCCGCAGCATCTCTATTTAGAGTGAGAAGCGCGTACACACAGCCAGAGGAAGGTTCGACATCCACCAAAGAGCTGGAACAACCAGAAGAAACACGTGCCGATATCACTATTACCCAATCAAACGATCATGACGTGTTGATAGATCAAACTTTCCAGCAAGAATCGTATTGTCCATCATCCAGTTCCAGGCCACATCACAACGAAATCGTACAAGAGAGGCATTTTTCATCCACACCAATAATACCGGCTCATTCGAACCACTATTTTGTGTACAACATTGCAGACGTTAAATCCTTGCAACAGTTCACGCCAAGAATGACGAAATCTTTAACTAGAAATCTTCCTACGTACTCCACAGTGCTCAAACTTGGGCCGGCGGCGTCGCCGAAACCACATCCAATGAGGGCATCGGAAAGCTTCAAACCTCGGCAACCACCGCCAAGTTACGCCGAAGCTGAAGGACTTTACGATGCGCACAGTGCTATATccg TGGATTCTTTCTTTTTCGGTCCCGAACAACTTTACATCGTGTGTCCGAACTGTAATTCAGTGGTTTTGACGGAAACACGACTGGAAAGATCAACAGCCACACATTTCACGGCGATTCTGTTGTGTTTATGTTACTGTTGGCCGTGCTGTCTTCTGCCCTACTGCATGAAGTCCTGCTATAATGTAGTACACACATGTCCATTGTGTCAGTATTATTTTGGTACTTATAGACCATGGTGA
- the LOC126264134 gene encoding uncharacterized protein LOC126264134 isoform X2 has product MEDDSSPEDKQPEGENASETTSSFNFISSLLNFLLKPYTNSNHAHESSSTQESVNDGVSTGSINETEVRSQRYTDTHSVTSSLPSYHTFNEPLSAASLFRVRSAYTQPEEGSTSTKELEQPEETRADITITQSNDHDVLIDQTFQQESYCPSSSSRPHHNEIVQERHFSSTPIIPAHSNHYFVYNIADVKSLQQFTPRMTKSLTRNLPTYSTVLKLGPAASPKPHPMRASESFKPRQPPPSYAEAEGLYDAHSAISVVLTETRLERSTATHFTAILLCLCYCWPCCLLPYCMKSCYNVVHTCPLCQYYFGTYRPW; this is encoded by the exons aTGGAAGATGACAGTTCTCCAGAAGATAAGCAACCTGAAGGCGAAAACGCTTCAGAAACCACATCAAGTTTCAATTTCATATCCAGTCTGCTAAACTTCTTACTCAAACCATATACCAATAGCAATCACGCTCATGAATCATCCTCAACCCAAGAATCAGTAAATGATGGCGTAAGCACGGGATCCATAAACGAAACGGAAGTAAGGTCTCAAAGATATACAGATACTCATTCAGTAACGTCCTCATTACCCTCATATCACACATTCAACGAACCACTATCCGCAGCATCTCTATTTAGAGTGAGAAGCGCGTACACACAGCCAGAGGAAGGTTCGACATCCACCAAAGAGCTGGAACAACCAGAAGAAACACGTGCCGATATCACTATTACCCAATCAAACGATCATGACGTGTTGATAGATCAAACTTTCCAGCAAGAATCGTATTGTCCATCATCCAGTTCCAGGCCACATCACAACGAAATCGTACAAGAGAGGCATTTTTCATCCACACCAATAATACCGGCTCATTCGAACCACTATTTTGTGTACAACATTGCAGACGTTAAATCCTTGCAACAGTTCACGCCAAGAATGACGAAATCTTTAACTAGAAATCTTCCTACGTACTCCACAGTGCTCAAACTTGGGCCGGCGGCGTCGCCGAAACCACATCCAATGAGGGCATCGGAAAGCTTCAAACCTCGGCAACCACCGCCAAGTTACGCCGAAGCTGAAGGACTTTACGATGCGCACAGTGCTATATccg TGGTTTTGACGGAAACACGACTGGAAAGATCAACAGCCACACATTTCACGGCGATTCTGTTGTGTTTATGTTACTGTTGGCCGTGCTGTCTTCTGCCCTACTGCATGAAGTCCTGCTATAATGTAGTACACACATGTCCATTGTGTCAGTATTATTTTGGTACTTATAGACCATGGTGA
- the LOC109600734 gene encoding uncharacterized protein LOC109600734 isoform X1 → MPPTKTTSFKESNSMSQDLWSSSSDPPSFCKCSELRTSQYGRDPLNEYLKERTCKARCCPPGSKKCASRSLSDKATSSEATCPDLFCRERVKIIKKDATKDDEKNENLQVCCSCDELSEDEMEDLLVQCRCKDHCPAKRAILAGERKKIYKFRTALENWKPGKVKICCPLCNKIGRPAIKQTKKQTLIARNSFKASVLIGCWPICIVPFLMAQSNIFLFCQSCKAYLGQYDKTKGCVKPPAQLKEQIAKIIKRGTY, encoded by the exons atgCCACCAACAAAGACGACTTCGtttaaag AATCCAATTCAATGTCGCAAGATCTATGGTCAT ccagtTCCGACCCACCATCATTTTGTAAATGCAGTG AATTGCGTACGAGCCAATATGGGAGAGACCCTTTGaacgaatatttaaaagagAGAA CCTGCAAAGCAAGATGTTGTCCACCGGGTTCGAAGAAATGTGCCTCTCGTTCCCTTTCCGACAAGGCCACCTCCAGTGAAGCTACATGTCCAG atttgtTTTGTCGGGAGCGagtgaaaataattaagaaggaTG CTACAAAAGACGACGAAAAGAACGAGAATTTGCAAG tttgtTGTTCGTGTGATGAACTATCAGAAGATGAAATGGAGGACCTTTTGGTGCAATGCAGATGCAAAGACCACTGTCCGGCCAAAAGGGCAATCCTCGCCGGGGAAAGgaagaaaatttacaaatttcgcACTGCtc tGGAGAATTGGAAACCTGGAAAGGTTAAAATATGTTGCCCACTGTGCAATAAAATTGGACGGCCAGCAATAAAACAAACCAAGAAACAG ACGTTGATCGCAAGGAATAGTTTTAAAGCGTCTGTATTGATTGGATGTTGGCCAATTTGCATAGTACCATTTCTAATGGCACAGAGTAACATATTTCTGTTTTGCCAGTCATGTAAAGCATACTTGGGACAATACGATAAAACTAAAGGTTGTGTTAAGCCTCCTGCACAATTAAAGGAACAAATTGCGAAGATTATTAAAAGGGGCACCTATTAA
- the LOC109600734 gene encoding uncharacterized protein LOC109600734 isoform X2, giving the protein MVISDPPSFCKCSELRTSQYGRDPLNEYLKERTCKARCCPPGSKKCASRSLSDKATSSEATCPDLFCRERVKIIKKDATKDDEKNENLQVCCSCDELSEDEMEDLLVQCRCKDHCPAKRAILAGERKKIYKFRTALENWKPGKVKICCPLCNKIGRPAIKQTKKQTLIARNSFKASVLIGCWPICIVPFLMAQSNIFLFCQSCKAYLGQYDKTKGCVKPPAQLKEQIAKIIKRGTY; this is encoded by the exons ATGGTCAT tTCCGACCCACCATCATTTTGTAAATGCAGTG AATTGCGTACGAGCCAATATGGGAGAGACCCTTTGaacgaatatttaaaagagAGAA CCTGCAAAGCAAGATGTTGTCCACCGGGTTCGAAGAAATGTGCCTCTCGTTCCCTTTCCGACAAGGCCACCTCCAGTGAAGCTACATGTCCAG atttgtTTTGTCGGGAGCGagtgaaaataattaagaaggaTG CTACAAAAGACGACGAAAAGAACGAGAATTTGCAAG tttgtTGTTCGTGTGATGAACTATCAGAAGATGAAATGGAGGACCTTTTGGTGCAATGCAGATGCAAAGACCACTGTCCGGCCAAAAGGGCAATCCTCGCCGGGGAAAGgaagaaaatttacaaatttcgcACTGCtc tGGAGAATTGGAAACCTGGAAAGGTTAAAATATGTTGCCCACTGTGCAATAAAATTGGACGGCCAGCAATAAAACAAACCAAGAAACAG ACGTTGATCGCAAGGAATAGTTTTAAAGCGTCTGTATTGATTGGATGTTGGCCAATTTGCATAGTACCATTTCTAATGGCACAGAGTAACATATTTCTGTTTTGCCAGTCATGTAAAGCATACTTGGGACAATACGATAAAACTAAAGGTTGTGTTAAGCCTCCTGCACAATTAAAGGAACAAATTGCGAAGATTATTAAAAGGGGCACCTATTAA
- the LOC109600731 gene encoding chymotrypsin-2-like, which produces MSPTMDGKVVTLFVLLVIALVAGFPDKLKITNGTDANDGEYPWIVSMRYRNCHNCGASILSEKWILTAAHCVYPNSLSLANILYGTVNSSNCLPVPDKTIPVKRAIVHEDYQVNDGYPINDIALLELEGNIPMSDNVQPVQLPMQNKMPEETDEAMLAGWGYQQVNGVVMPVLQQVQLTIYPDEICTKYHGANYSAPYQICAGADGEWKGQCSGDSGGPLTVDGTQYGIVSWSEKPCAIMPGVLTRVANYREWIRKYTGV; this is translated from the exons ATGTCACCAACCATGGATGGAAAAGTGGTAACTCTCTTCGTACTTCTTGTTATTGCACTAGTTGcag GTTTtccagataaattaaaaatcactaaTGGAACCGATGCCAATGATGGAGAATACCCTTGGATT gtgTCGATGAGATACAGAAACTGTCACAATTGTGGAGCATCAATACTGAGTGAAAAGTGGATTTTAACCGCAGCTCATTGCGTTTACCCAAA ttcattGAGCCTCGCCAATATTTTATACGGAACAGTAAACTCAAGCAACTGTTTGCCCGTCCCCGACAAGACCATACCAGTCAAAAGAGCCATCGTCCATGAGGATTACCAAGTTAACGATGGGTACCCCATAAACGACATTGCACTTTTGGAA TTAGAAGGGAACATACCGATGTCAGACAACGTTCAGCCCGTTCAACTCCCAATGCAAAACAAAATGCCTGAAGAGACGGACGAAGCCATGCTTGCTGGTTGGGGTTACCAACAAGTGAACGGAGTTGTAATGCCGGTTCTTCAGCAAGTTCAACTTACGATTTATCCGGATGAGATTTGCACCAAATACCACGGGGCTAATTACTCCGCCCCTTATCAAATATGTGCCGGAGCTGATGGTGAATGGAAAGGACAATGTTCT GGTGATTCAGGCGGTCCATTGACAGTTGACGGGACGCAGTATGGAATTGTTTCATGGTCTGAAAAACCATGTGCCATAATGCCAGGAGTTTTAACCAGAGTGGCCAATTATAGAGAATGGATTCGAAAATACACTGgagtataa